From a region of the Cognatiyoonia koreensis genome:
- a CDS encoding ABC transporter substrate-binding protein → MKFAALLGAASLVALASATAAQDTDLLVFDYPGFENPDFHVAYTEEHGASPSFSFFGDEDEAFQKIRSGFEADVSHICAGSVTKWSESGILEPWDTSKITSYAELDANLTGTDVAAGEAVYFIPTDFGSTAIAYNPEEVPAEDVASLEVFKNPAYAGRMTLPDNVDDAYALAYLATGVADWTNATDEQFEAASNWLREVHPNLRTYWTDPAELAQLLSSGEVLVSWAWNETYPTMVEEGRPIAFQREATEGSSLWLCGYVNLKDGQGNEDKAYDYLNAMLGESSVVPLLYAGYGSANKVALNAQVGLEELKAAGLEPIEVPVLAQLPMSNEARERQAETFELIKAGF, encoded by the coding sequence ATGAAATTTGCCGCCTTACTTGGCGCCGCGTCCCTTGTGGCGCTTGCCTCTGCAACAGCCGCGCAAGACACGGACTTGCTAGTTTTTGACTACCCTGGTTTTGAAAACCCTGACTTTCATGTGGCCTATACCGAAGAGCATGGGGCCAGCCCGTCCTTCTCGTTCTTTGGTGATGAAGACGAAGCTTTTCAAAAGATCCGTTCCGGCTTTGAAGCGGATGTATCCCATATCTGCGCAGGGTCCGTCACGAAGTGGAGCGAAAGCGGCATTCTCGAACCTTGGGACACATCCAAGATTACTTCATACGCTGAACTTGATGCGAACTTGACAGGAACCGATGTTGCCGCAGGTGAAGCCGTCTATTTTATTCCGACAGATTTTGGCTCTACTGCGATTGCATACAACCCCGAAGAAGTTCCTGCCGAAGATGTCGCATCGCTGGAGGTCTTCAAGAACCCGGCTTATGCAGGCCGCATGACGCTGCCTGACAATGTTGATGACGCCTATGCGCTGGCATATCTGGCCACTGGCGTCGCTGACTGGACGAATGCAACCGACGAGCAGTTCGAGGCCGCATCAAACTGGCTGCGTGAAGTACATCCAAACCTACGCACATACTGGACCGATCCAGCAGAACTGGCACAGCTTTTGTCATCTGGCGAAGTCCTGGTCAGTTGGGCTTGGAACGAAACATACCCGACAATGGTCGAAGAAGGTCGCCCTATTGCGTTCCAGCGCGAAGCGACAGAAGGATCTTCGCTTTGGCTGTGTGGATACGTCAATCTCAAGGACGGTCAGGGCAACGAAGACAAAGCATACGACTATTTGAATGCGATGCTGGGCGAATCTTCGGTCGTGCCCCTTTTGTACGCGGGCTACGGCTCTGCCAACAAGGTCGCACTGAACGCGCAAGTTGGTCTTGAAGAACTTAAGGCCGCCGGCTTGGAGCCAATCGAAGTTCCTGTTCTGGCCCAACTTCCGATGTCCAACGAAGCCCGTGAACGCCAGGCCGAGACATTCGAATTGATCAAAGCGGGTTTTTAG
- a CDS encoding aminoglycoside phosphotransferase family protein translates to MHTVIKDWNLAQPILKAQTDIADIWQVTCADGKIAALKCYHNSDMKDEGPGFALLAAMKGQTAPVIYNQMNGAVLMEWLEGPTLGDRSRGGDDLGAGIALAAAAKAFHAQAGNAHVKLPLWVDQVSQLFSMRFAPECSDQLRAHITRASTIAVTLLRTQSEITQLHGDLHHDNIKMTARGAVAFDAKGLLGDPAYELSQALFNPLHSPDVYRPDRIESMSDISAAALDVSKRRLIGWGIVKCALTTVWTADGAVKEQTQPTIMGPLLDIWDREGN, encoded by the coding sequence ATGCACACCGTCATCAAAGACTGGAATCTGGCGCAACCGATCCTGAAGGCGCAGACAGATATCGCCGACATCTGGCAAGTGACCTGCGCCGACGGAAAGATTGCCGCGCTCAAGTGCTATCACAATAGTGACATGAAAGACGAAGGTCCGGGATTTGCGCTTCTGGCGGCAATGAAAGGTCAGACCGCGCCAGTCATTTACAATCAGATGAATGGGGCGGTTCTGATGGAATGGCTCGAAGGGCCAACCCTTGGAGACCGGAGCCGGGGCGGCGACGATCTTGGGGCGGGTATCGCGCTTGCGGCGGCGGCAAAAGCATTTCATGCGCAGGCGGGGAATGCGCATGTGAAACTCCCACTTTGGGTGGATCAGGTGTCGCAATTGTTCTCGATGCGCTTCGCACCGGAATGTTCGGACCAATTGCGAGCCCACATCACCCGCGCGAGTACCATCGCGGTTACGCTTCTACGCACACAATCAGAAATCACGCAACTCCATGGTGATCTGCACCATGACAACATTAAGATGACTGCACGTGGTGCCGTCGCTTTCGATGCGAAAGGGTTGCTGGGGGATCCGGCTTACGAACTTTCTCAGGCTTTGTTCAATCCACTCCATAGCCCGGACGTATACAGACCAGACCGGATTGAATCGATGTCAGACATTTCGGCTGCTGCGCTTGATGTTTCGAAACGTCGACTGATTGGCTGGGGCATCGTGAAATGTGCGCTGACAACGGTGTGGACCGCGGACGGTGCGGTCAAAGAGCAAACGCAACCAACAATTATGGGTCCCCTACTTGATATCTGGGACCGTGAAGGAAACTAA
- a CDS encoding DUF4345 family protein produces MEILNYIFVALSIGLGCFGWLAPNYTMSALDLKPGDTTMGTSEIRASAGCLFVGLGVGALLIGTPLGFAMIGFAWTGAAIGRMTSIILDGPTRKKWIYFIVEISVGLPAIALNWPVS; encoded by the coding sequence ATGGAAATTCTCAACTACATCTTCGTCGCACTGTCGATCGGCTTGGGCTGCTTCGGTTGGTTGGCACCAAACTACACCATGTCGGCGCTTGATTTGAAACCCGGTGATACGACCATGGGCACCTCCGAAATCCGTGCATCTGCCGGTTGCCTATTCGTCGGTCTCGGAGTCGGTGCATTACTAATTGGAACGCCGCTTGGCTTCGCTATGATTGGGTTTGCTTGGACTGGTGCCGCAATTGGTCGGATGACGTCGATTATACTCGATGGACCAACACGCAAGAAGTGGATTTACTTTATCGTCGAAATATCAGTGGGTTTGCCAGCAATCGCTCTGAACTGGCCCGTGTCCTAA
- a CDS encoding matrixin family metalloprotease encodes MPSNDIESLLFNGGEFKWTGEAPIGTGAVVTFSFPTNPPDYLDAVDRSNFEAMNATHRKHVRTALDEWEKAGGITFVEVPDDVGGDIRFQLYDMSGLTTGFGQDLAGFAYFPPNRSLDEDDIDGDVFMNSNFYSSGSSMAPGRDGYSVLLHEIGHAIGFKHPFEGTPTIDPSRDNSEFTVMSYDRSHDDTTLGSVDKAALKYLYGTKSYEARWSESYEAVVTNATNGGDLIYGWRNNDFVRAEDGNDTIYTGDGNDRIFDGKGNDTVYAGGSGDDYVRVGGGADKFYADGRNDFIDYIDSPNGIRIDLEANFADGSWAANDIIRGFDGIGGSREGDDVIYGTLDVNLIKTYGGDDRVDGRGGGDRIYLGDGDDFVRAYGEEGQTARFSDDRFYGGTGYDYISYVSSFEGVHINLARDTAAGGEAEDDVIRSFEGVSGSATGDDVIFGSSGRNVIKTYGGNDKVYGGAGADRIELGSGNDYVLAGGGQETFAGSSGEDMISYIKSSGGVRIDLRDNEASRSWASNDTISGFESASGSNAGKDVLLGTDSANILKGNGGSDSLFGRGGNDSLYGGTGQDFFDPGAGNDIVVGGPNGDTFHFDKGEDRDRIVDFQNNIDTLEFDGFKSGFDPLAFASQVGNDVHFNLGEGDRVIVDDITILQLVNDVDVV; translated from the coding sequence ATGCCTTCCAACGATATTGAATCCCTTCTTTTCAACGGCGGAGAGTTCAAATGGACTGGTGAAGCTCCAATCGGTACTGGCGCCGTGGTCACGTTCAGTTTTCCAACAAACCCGCCTGACTACTTGGACGCCGTCGATAGGTCCAATTTCGAAGCCATGAATGCAACGCATCGCAAACATGTGCGCACCGCGTTAGACGAATGGGAAAAGGCAGGCGGCATCACATTCGTCGAAGTCCCCGACGACGTCGGAGGAGACATCCGATTTCAGCTCTATGACATGTCCGGGCTGACAACGGGATTTGGCCAAGATCTTGCTGGTTTCGCCTATTTCCCGCCGAACCGAAGCCTTGATGAAGATGACATCGACGGCGATGTATTCATGAATTCGAACTTCTACAGCAGTGGCAGTTCAATGGCTCCGGGGCGTGACGGGTATTCCGTTCTGCTTCACGAAATTGGACACGCGATCGGCTTCAAACATCCGTTTGAAGGCACACCGACAATTGATCCTTCAAGAGACAACAGCGAATTTACAGTGATGTCCTATGACCGGTCGCATGATGATACGACATTGGGATCAGTCGACAAGGCAGCGCTGAAGTATCTTTATGGCACGAAAAGCTATGAGGCACGGTGGAGCGAGTCCTACGAAGCAGTGGTCACCAATGCGACGAACGGCGGTGATTTGATCTATGGCTGGCGCAACAATGATTTCGTACGTGCCGAAGACGGCAATGACACGATCTATACCGGTGACGGCAATGATCGCATTTTTGACGGAAAAGGTAATGATACGGTCTATGCGGGCGGGAGCGGCGATGATTACGTCCGCGTCGGGGGAGGTGCCGACAAGTTTTACGCGGATGGCCGCAATGACTTTATTGATTATATCGACAGCCCGAACGGCATACGGATCGATCTGGAGGCCAACTTTGCAGATGGGTCATGGGCGGCAAATGACATCATACGCGGTTTTGACGGAATCGGTGGCTCGCGTGAGGGTGACGATGTCATCTATGGAACTCTCGACGTCAATTTGATCAAGACCTATGGCGGTGATGACCGTGTCGATGGGCGCGGAGGCGGCGATCGAATCTATCTTGGCGATGGCGATGATTTTGTGCGGGCCTATGGTGAGGAGGGTCAAACCGCGCGGTTCTCGGATGACCGTTTCTACGGCGGCACGGGGTATGACTACATCAGCTATGTGTCAAGCTTTGAAGGCGTGCATATCAACCTTGCACGCGACACAGCTGCCGGTGGCGAAGCTGAAGATGACGTGATCCGCAGCTTTGAAGGCGTATCCGGATCTGCGACAGGCGATGATGTGATCTTCGGGTCGAGCGGACGCAATGTGATCAAGACTTATGGTGGCAATGACAAGGTTTATGGCGGCGCTGGAGCGGATCGGATCGAATTGGGGTCTGGTAATGACTACGTGCTCGCGGGCGGCGGACAAGAAACCTTCGCCGGAAGCAGCGGCGAGGACATGATCAGCTATATCAAGAGCAGCGGCGGCGTAAGGATCGACTTACGCGACAATGAAGCGTCACGATCATGGGCGAGCAATGACACGATCAGCGGATTCGAAAGCGCGTCGGGTTCGAACGCTGGCAAAGATGTCCTGCTGGGCACAGACAGCGCTAATATTCTAAAAGGCAATGGTGGGAGCGATAGCCTGTTTGGGCGTGGTGGAAATGACAGTCTTTATGGAGGCACGGGACAGGACTTCTTTGATCCGGGTGCTGGGAACGATATTGTGGTTGGCGGTCCCAACGGTGACACGTTCCATTTCGATAAGGGTGAAGACCGTGACCGTATCGTTGATTTTCAGAACAACATCGACACGCTGGAATTCGACGGCTTCAAAAGTGGGTTTGATCCGTTGGCATTTGCATCCCAAGTTGGCAATGATGTTCATTTCAATCTAGGAGAAGGGGATCGCGTCATCGTTGACGACATCACGATCCTGCAACTTGTTAATGACGTAGACGTTGTCTGA